The Acidimicrobiales bacterium sequence CCGACTTCGAACGGCTCGACCCGCCACCGGTCGTCTGGGAGGGAATCGAAGCGGCGATCGGCTCCGGCGCGGAGCGTTCGCCCAAGATCCCGCCGTCCCGCGACCTCTCGTCCCGCACGGTGGTCGAGTACTCGATCGACGCCGACGATGTCGTGATCGACGTGGGGGCGACCTGGACGCAGTTCGCCGAGGACAACGATGCCCCTGAGCTGGGAGTTCTATCCCCGGATCGCACCCTCTGGAGCTACTTCGAGGGCGACGACGTGACGGAATTGTGGCGCCTTCTGGTGGCGCGGGTCAGAACCCTGCAGCAGCCGGCCCAGGTGCCACTGCGATGCGACGCTCCGCATGCCCGACGGTGGTTCGACATGGCGGTCACGCCGGCGCCCGACGGCGCGGTGCGCTTCCGATGCGACATGGTCTTCGAGGAAGCGCGGCCGGCGGTGTCGCTTCTCGACACCCACGCGGAACGCGACAGCGAGATGGCGGCCGTTGCGCTCTGCAGCTGGTGTGCACGAGCCCAGGACGGCGTTCGCTGGCTCGACATCGAGACGTTGGTCCGGGAGTTGCGCCTGTTGGAGCGCACGGCCGTGCCCTCGATCGCCCACGGGATCTGCGCGTCCTGTCGGGAGGAGATGGCGGCAGAGCTACTCGTTCCCGCCAACCACCGCGACGCTTCGAACTGACCCGGGGCTCCGGCAACCGTGTCGTCCGCTGTCGAACCCGTCACCGCGGAGCCGTTGTCGTACGACCGTCGCAGTGTGCTGCAACAGCAGTGGAGCGAGCTCGCGTTCTTCCACTGGGCGTACGACCCCGAGGTCGTTCAGCGGCAGCTTCCGGCCGGGCTCACGATCGACACGTTCGACGGGAGCGCGTGGATCGGCTTGATCCCGTTCGAGATGCGCGACGTCCGGTTGGGATGGACACCCCCCGTGCCGTGGCTCGGCACGTTCGTCGAGATCAACGTCCGGACCTATGTCGTGGATCCGTCGGGGCGCCGAGCGGTCTGGTTCTTCTCCCTCGATGTACCCCGCTCGGCGATCGTCGCGGTCGCCCGGTCGGTCTTCGCCCTTCCGTACTGCTGGGCCGAGGCCTCCCACCTGCACGACGCAGGCAACCATCGATACGAAATGAGGCGACGGTGGCCCCGACCATCGGGCGCGTCGGCCGCGATGAGCTTCGCCGTCGGAGACGCGATTCTCGACGAGGACGTCAGCGACCTCGATCACTTCCTGACGGCCCGGTGGGCCCTGCTCACGCAACGCCGCGGCCGGCTCCTGTACGGCCAGGTGCACCATCCGCGGTGGCCGCTGCATCGAGTCGAGGACGTTCACATCGATCAGTCGGTGATCGAGGCCGCGGGGCTTCCGCGCCCGGTCGGCGCGCCCCGGGCGCTCTATTCACCCGGCGTCGAGGTCGAGGTCGCCTGGCTCGAGGGCGTATCCACCGCCGTCACCGGGAGCAGAGGTCGATCCACGCGATCTCGAGTCGGAACGCACCGTCGACCGCGTCGCTGACGAGCACACCGGTGCGGGTTGCCAACTCCTTACGGAACGGCAGGTCGTCGATGGGTCGACCGAAGATCACCGGCACCAGGTCGTCGAACGAGATCGAGACGGTTTGCCACTCCCCGGGAGTGCCGAACTCGATCGGCGCGCGGTGTGACACCCGGCGATCGCCGGATGCGCTCCCGTCGTCGAAGGTCAGCAGGTAGGCCCGGTCGTCGGGTCGCGCTCGCAGCTCGATCCGGTCGAAGGGGCTGAGCGTGCCCGGCTCCATCGGGAGACGCACCGAGGAGAATCCGCCGCCGTCGGTGTCGGTCACCCCCGCGAAGGTCAGGACCCCGGCAGCGAAGGACAGCTCACCGCGTGACCGGCCACCCATCACGTCGTCGTCCACCACGGACCACCGTCGGTCGCCCGCGTCGGACTCGAAGTCGGCCAGGCGCTGACGGGGGGCTTGGTCCTCGATGGGCATCGGGATCACCAGCCCGCCGTGTCGGGCTCGCCCTTGAACGGGCCGACGACGTCGTCGGTGATCCATCCGCCGTAGAAGCCTCCGGCCTGGGGTCGTGCCTTTTCGCCGTCCACGGTGCAGCGGACCCGGCCCGGGTAGAACGAGATCCAACCGGCGTAGTCGCCGAACTCCGGGTAGGGATCGGGATAGCGCCAGCCCACGGGATGGGTGGTACCGGCGAGCGCCAGATACTCGGCCGCACCTTTCCACTCGCAGTGCGATGTGCCGGCCACGGGTACCAATCGCCCCGCGACCACGGACTCCGGTGGGAGGTAGAACGCCGGCGGGTGCGATGTCTCGAGGACGCGCACGGAGCGGTCGGTGGAGGCCACGAGATCTCCATCCGCGCCCACCTCCACGACTCGCCCGTCCGGTACGACCACGGGAGGCCGTGGATA is a genomic window containing:
- a CDS encoding DUF2071 domain-containing protein; this encodes MLQQQWSELAFFHWAYDPEVVQRQLPAGLTIDTFDGSAWIGLIPFEMRDVRLGWTPPVPWLGTFVEINVRTYVVDPSGRRAVWFFSLDVPRSAIVAVARSVFALPYCWAEASHLHDAGNHRYEMRRRWPRPSGASAAMSFAVGDAILDEDVSDLDHFLTARWALLTQRRGRLLYGQVHHPRWPLHRVEDVHIDQSVIEAAGLPRPVGAPRALYSPGVEVEVAWLEGVSTAVTGSRGRSTRSRVGTHRRPRR
- a CDS encoding CIA30 family protein produces the protein MPIEDQAPRQRLADFESDAGDRRWSVVDDDVMGGRSRGELSFAAGVLTFAGVTDTDGGGFSSVRLPMEPGTLSPFDRIELRARPDDRAYLLTFDDGSASGDRRVSHRAPIEFGTPGEWQTVSISFDDLVPVIFGRPIDDLPFRKELATRTGVLVSDAVDGAFRLEIAWIDLCSR
- a CDS encoding DUF427 domain-containing protein is translated as MRNDPPTWLQHARDGWKHRGDQRPPFADVPGPGQESVWDYPRPPVVVPDGRVVEVGADGDLVASTDRSVRVLETSHPPAFYLPPESVVAGRLVPVAGTSHCEWKGAAEYLALAGTTHPVGWRYPDPYPEFGDYAGWISFYPGRVRCTVDGEKARPQAGGFYGGWITDDVVGPFKGEPDTAGW